From Paenibacillus sp. PvR098:
AAGTGACGCCGGAGACGCTGGCCGCTGTGTCAGATATCGATGAGGCGGGAAGACTGGCAGACGTTATATGCAGTCATCTATCGTTAAAAATTAAAGATAAACAAGAAATTTTGGAAACCGTGGATGTACGCTTGCGGCTGGAGAAGCTTCTGGGCATTCTGAACAACGAACGGGAAGTACTGGAGCTTGAGCGCAAAATAAGCCAACGCGTCAAGAAACAAATGGAGAAGACGCAAAAGGAATATTATTTGCGCGAACAGATGAAAGCCATCCAGAAAGAGCTGGGGGATAAGGAAGGCCGTGCAGGCGAAGCTGAGGAGCTGCGAAATCAGCTGGCGGAAAGCGAAGTGCCGGAGAAGGTGAAAGAGAAGATCGAGAAAGAAATCGATCGGCTTGAGAAAATGCCTGCTACCTCGGCGGAGGGCTCGGTCATCCGTAATTACATTGATTGGCTTCTGGGGCTTCCATGGTCACATTCCACCGAGGATGATTTGGATATCCTGAAAGCGGAGGAAATTCTTAATCAAGACCATTACGGCTTGGAGAAGCCAAAGGAACGTGTGCTTGAATATTTGGCAGTACAGAAGCTTGTCAAAAAAATGAAAGGCCCCATTCTGTGTCTCGTCGGGCCCCCGGGAGTCGGGAAAACGTCGATCGCTCGCTCTATCGCCCGCTCATTGGAGCGGGAGTTCGTCCGCATTTCTTTGGGCGGCGTTCGTGATGAGGCGGAGATCCGGGGGCACCGGCGCACGTATGTCGGCGCTATGCCCGGTCGTATCATCCAGGGGATGAAGACGGCAGGGTCCAACAACCCTGTATTTCTATTGGATGAAATCGATAAGATGGCGATGGATTTTCGCGGCGACCCGGCATCGGCGCTGCTTGAGGTACTCGATCCGGAACAAAACAGCACATTCAGCGATCACTATGTGGAAGTGCCATTTGACTTATCGAACGTCATGTTCATTACAACGGCAAACGGAGTGCACAACATACCAAGGCCACTGCTTGACCGGATGGAAGTGCTGTATATTCCAGGGTATACTGAGATCGAAAAGCTGCACATTGCGCAAAACTATTTACTTCCAAAGCAGAGGCAGGATCACGGCCTAACAGATGCTCAGCTGGTCGTGGATGAAGCGGCGGTTATGAAAACGGTACGCGAGTACACTAGAGAGGCTGGCGTCCGTAATCTGGAGCAGCAAATCTCATCCATTTGCCGGAAGGCTGCAAAGAAGGTAGTAGCCGGAGCTGAAAGCGTGCACGTGCAGGAGGACAATCTTAAGGATTTCCTTGGTCAGACCAAATACCGCTTCGGTTTGGCGGAAGAGCGGGATCAAGTCGGAGCCGTTACGGGACTCGCTTGGACAGAGGTCGGCGGAGATACGCTTGTCATCGAAGTTACTGTTATGCCGGGGAACGGTAAGCTGACCTTGACCGGTAAGCTTGGCGATGTGATGAAGGAATCCGCGCAGGCGGCCTTTAGCTATACACGTTCTCGTGTCGAGCAGTTCCGTATTCAACCGGATTTTCATGAAAAGTTTGACATTCACATTCACATACCGGAAGGGGCTATTCCGAAGGATGGGCCGTCTGCCGGAATTACAATGGGGACGGCGCTCATCTCGGCGCTTACCAGTATACCCGTCTCCCGCCATGTGGCGATGACGGGGGAAATTACGCTCCGCGGCCGGGTTCTGCCGATAGGCGGATTGAAGGAAAAATGCATGGCCGCTCATCGTGCCGGCATCCGGACGGTCATCCTGCCTAAGGATAACGCAAAGGATATTGAAGAAATACCCGAAAGCGTCCGCAGTGAGTTGAACTTTATCCCTGTTTCTCACATGGACCAAGTCCTTGAACATGCTCTCGTTAAACCAGTAGGAGTATAATACACATGCGTTGATTGGCCTATTGCCTGAGTGAGGTCGGGCCAATCAACGTCCGTTAGAAATGAGTGAAATGCCATGAAAGTGAATCAAGCCGAATTTGTTATAAGCGCGGTCGGTCCTAACCAATATCCTTCCGATGCCTTGCCGGAAATTGCTCTGGCAGGGCGTTCTAATGTTGGAAAATCTTCCTTAATCAACCGGATGATCAACCGCAAAAATTTGGCCCGAACCAGTTCGAAGCCCGGGAAAACACAGCAGCTTAACTATTACCGAATTAATACGGATTTATTTTTCGTTGATTTGCCGGGCTACGGATATGCGCAGGTGTCCAAGACCGAACGGGCAAAGTGGGGAAAATTCATTGAGGAGTACCTCCTAAAGCGAGAGTATTTGCAGCTGGTGCTTCAGATCATCGACCTGCGTCACCCGCCATCGAAGGATGACCAGGCTATGTTTGCCTGGCTTAAGCATAACGGGGTTCCGACGTGTATCGTTTCCACGAAGGCGGATAAAATTCCGAAGGGGAAATGGCAGAAGCATATCAAAATCGTGAGGGAGACGCTGGGTGCAGACAAGTCTGACCCGCTCGTGCTGTTCTCTTCCGAGACCGGTCTAGGTAAAGAGGAATTATGGTCCCTTATCGAACAACAAATCGGATACGGTGCAATCCCGGAGCAAGAAGATGATGTGAATACACCGAGTGAAAGCCGCAGCTAATAAAAGAAGAACTCCGTAGTGGAGTTCTTCTTTTTGTTTTTTTGCGATAGTGGTACAGGGAACTGCGAAACAAAGTGAGGGAAACCGAGTTTTTTATAACTTACCCCGTCCTTCTGAGGGGAAAACGCGAAATTTTCTGATTTCCGGCGAAAAACAAAGCCTTATCAGCAGGAATATTAAATAATTATGTAGTATAATGTATAGAGAACAACTGAAAAATAGGCTCAAGCTTAAGGTTCGAAAAAAATGAATCGAGGGATTTTTATGGCAAATAGGTTAGCGACCGAATACGTCAAAACCTGCCTACAGTTAACGGAAGCCGAGATGACCAAATTCATTCAGATGTTTGTAGAGCAAGGGGCTTCTTTGCAAGTCAAAGTGCTTGAAAACGGAAATCAAGAGGTTGTACTGCCGGACGACGCCGGTGAAGAAATTGTCCTGTCGTTTGAGCGGCAGATGAATTTGTATGTATGCCAAGGAACTTGCCGGATCAGAAATAAAAATCTGGTTAATTTAATGCGGAAGGCGGTCTCTGTCTTTAAAGGAGATGCCATTGTTCACCGGATTTATACTGCTTACACGATGATATACACTTATAAGCAAGGCGCAGTCGTTAAGATTGTAGAGAAAACGGAGAATGACGAGAAAGTCATTTTTGAATTTAAGGATACCATTGGCCAACTCGAGCAGCTGTTCCATAAGAATGAGGTGGAACAAGAGATCAAGCAGCTAAAAGCGCAAGTGAACCATCTGCTTGACCTTCGTAATGAAATGGCGGAGGCTTCCGTTCGTGAGCAAATTGACGCTCGACTCCGTAGGCTGACTCATCGTTTATTTGTACTTGAGGCATAATAATATAGATATGATAAAAGAGAGGAACTCTTCCAGGCCAGCGTGTGCTGTCCCGGGAAGGGTTCTATTTGTATTTTTATACATAGGCTTACATACACGGATGATCGAGCCATAGCGAAATGGGCATGAGATGAGGCAGCGTCCGTTCACTTCGGACAAGTTTTGTACATAATTTGTTCTTATGCGTTCAAGGGTTGAAGGGAAATAGTGAAATTCCAAAAAAAAGTATTGCATTTCTGTTCAATAGATGTTATTTTTATTTTCGTTGAAAAAATAATAGGAACCAGGATTCACTCAGGACATGTAATGTTGCGAGAGATTATTCCCTCGGGAAGTGAATGACGTAGGTCCTAGCGGATGAAATTTTCAAAACATTTTATTCCTAGGAAGGGGGAACCGAAAGATGGAATACTCAACTTTCGGAAGACACGTAGCTGTAGACACTTGGGGAGTTAACTTTGATCTTCTCAACAATGCTGAATGGTTACAAGTACAAATGGTAGAAGCTGCTGAGGTTTGTGGGGCAACCGTATTGTCGGTCCAGTCCAAACAATTTGAACCACAAGGCGCAACGGTTCTTGTATTGCTGTCAGAAAGTCATCTCTCCATTCATACGTATCCTGAGAAAGGGTTCGCGGCGCTCGATTGCTATACCTGTGGTGAAACAGTCGATCCTCAGTTGGCGATTGAACATATGCTTTCCGTTCTGAAGCCAGAGGTTACACACGCTAAGAAACTGGTTCGTGGTATGGGTGAATTGCAAGTCGAAACACCGGTATTGAAGCAAGCTCATTTAGTAAAATAATGATTAAAGTTGAACATAAGATAACCACGGTATTTATCCGTGGTTATTTCTTTTGATACCCCCCCATACATATCAAGTAAGGCTTGGATCGGGAAGGGAAATTGGCCCGTACACAATGAATTTAGGACGGCTAAGAAATAATACTGAAGTAAAGTATACGTCCTGTCATTCCGGAGGAAAATAGAAATGGCAGTCCTAGGTAATCTATTGGCTCAAATGAAAGCTGTGAATGTGAAAAAAAGTTCATAAATTATGTCGAAGAAGCTCGGACATCTATGTTATAATGATTACAATTTAAGAGGAGGAGGCAGGTGAACCAGATGCATATCGTCGTAGCGGGTTTAAATTATCGTACGGCACCGGTATCGATCAGAGAAAAGTTTGCATTCGCCGAAAGGGATTTGCCGCTGGCGCTAAAAGAGCTCAAGAACATCAAGAGCGTGATGGAATGCGTCATCGTGGCCACCTGCAACCGGACGGAACTATACGTTGTGGTTGATAGCCAGAACTTATGCGGACATCTTTTGCGAGGATTTATTGAGAAGTGGTTCGATGTGCCAAAGGAGCAGTTCAATAAGCATCTTTACGTTCTTGAGAATGAGGAAGCCATTGAGCATTTATTCCGCGTGACTAGCGGACTGGATTCGATGGTGATCGGCGAGACGCAAATTTTGGGTCAAGTCAAGGATGCTTTTCTGCTTTCACAGCAAGAGAAGTCGACAGGGGTAATGTTTAACACGCTGTTCAAGCAGGCGATTACGATGGCCAAGCGCGCTCACTCCGAGACGGGGATTGGAGACAATCCGGTATCCGTCAGCTACGCGGCTGTGGAGCTCGGCAAGCGTATCTTCGGGAGCTATGAGCGCAAGAAGGTACTTATTATTGGCGCCGGCAAGATGAGCGAGCTTACGGTAAAGCACCTGTACGCAAACGGAGCGGACAAAGTCACTGTCGTGAACCGTACGCTGAGCCGTGCAAGGGAGCTTGCAGATAAGTTTAGCGGTATCGCGAGTACCATGGACAATCTTATGAGTCATCTCGAAGAAGCTGACATCGTCATTAGCTCTACAGGGGCTTCCGGTTATGTATTAACGGCAGAGCAGGTATCTTCTATTTTGCAGCGTCGCCGTTCAAGACCTCTGTTCATGATTGATATTGCTGTGCCTCGCGATCTTGATCCGCGTTTGGGTGAGATGCCGAATGTCTTCTTATATGACATTGACAATCTTCAATCCATAGTCAATTCGCATTTGGAAGAACGCCGGAAAGCCGCGGTACAGATCGAAGAGATGATAGGCACAGAAATGGCTGATTTCGAGCAGTGGACGAAGACTTTGGGCGTTAGCCCGGTTATTCAGGCGCTGCAAACGAAAGCGGCATCCATTCATGAGGAAACGATGGACAGCTTAATGAAGAAGCTGCCCGAACTGGACGAACATGAGTTGAAAGTGATTCGCAAACTAACTAAAAGCATTGTCAATCAAATGCTGCGAGATCCCATTGTCCGCATCAAAGAAATGGCAGCCGAGCGTCACGGGGATGATGCGCTCGAAATGTTCACGAAAATTTTTGCTTTGGAAGAGCAATTGGCCGAGCGAAATCGGGTGGAGCAAGCGGCGCTGCAGCAGGGAGCGGAAGCTGCGCAGGAGCGGATGAAGGAAGAACTTCTTTCTAAAGTGAGGGCAGCCGCCTCGTCTACTGATGTTCTGGCCAAAGCCTGACCGGAAAGGGAGACCATGCTCAAGCAAACCTGGTTTTATGATGCCATTATTTATATTTATGCCCTGAGCCTCCTGTTTTACTTCTCGGACTTTGTTGGTTCGAACCGAAGTGCGAAACGGATGGGAACAGGGTTGCTTTCTTTTGTATGGGTATTGCAAACCGCATATTTGGTTTATAGTTTGCTGAAGCACAGCAATCTATCGACCTTTTCGATGTTCGAAACGCTTTTTATATTTTCCTGGCTGCTTGTTACTGTATCTATCATCATCAATCGTTTTTTTCGGATTGAGCTGTTTGTCTTCTTGGTTAATGTGTTTGGCTTTGCCGTGCTGGCGGCCAATTTTTTCAGTAGGCCAGGGATATCTCCTACATTGTCGCATTGGAATATTACTGATGAACTTTTATTCATTCATATTACGCTGGCAGTGGGAGGTTATGCCGCCTTCGTCATCTCGGCCGTGTTCTCCGGCATGTATTTGTTTTTGCACCGCAAGCTGAAGGAAAAGCAGTGGTCCCAACAAATGCAGCGCCTGCCGAGCTTGGAGAAAACGGATCACTATGCGCTCGTTGCCGCAGTAATTGGCGCACCGCTGCTTCTGCTGAGTATATCACTTGGGATCGTGTGGATTGCGCTGGAAGGTGACTTCATGCTTTTCTTCGATTCCAAGGTAGTGAATTCATGGTTTGTTCTTTTGGCTTATATTTTTTATTTAATTCAACGGCTGCTGTTGAAAGCACCGGGCAACCGGCTGGCGCTTTGGAATTTGGCGGCATTCGGGATTACCTTGCTCAATTTCTTGCTGGCTAACTACTACTCCGGCTTTCACCAGTGGTCATAAGGGAGTATGGGTAAATGTCCAAAACATGGTACCCGATCATGCTTGATCTTGAAGGTAAGCCGTGTCTCATTGTCGGGGGCGGCAGGGTAGCAGAGCGCAAAGCGCGCACGCTTATGAAGGCGGGGGCGAGCGTGACCGTGGTTAGCCCGCAGGTAACACCGCAGCTGGAAGCTTGGAAGGCGGAGGGGCTTATACAGACGCAGCATGAGGTATATACCATCGGGCTTGCAGTGTTGGCGGAAGCGTGGCTCGTGTTTGCCGCCACCGGTGATGCGATGGTGAATGCCCAGGTATGTGCAGAGGCGGAAGCACTCGGTAAGCTCGTGAATTCAGCCGACGATGCGGAGACCGGAGGGTTTATCGTTCCGGCGACCCTGCGGCGCGGCCGGTTGACGCTGGCCATTTCGACCGCAGGGGCAAGTCCTGCGCTGGCCGCCAAGGTGCGTCGGCAGCTTGAAGATGTGTTTGGCGAGGAATACGAGCATTATTTGGAACTGCTGCACGAGCTTCGATTGACAGTTCAAGCCATCGTACCCGATACGTCAGAACGGCAAGAGCTGTTTCGGGCCATGCTGGGATGGGAGCTGCTACCCCTGCTTAAGTCAAACAGCGTATCAACCGTTCAATTGCGGTCAGAGCTGCTGAAACGCGTGGAAGCAGATCCGACAACCGAAGGCATACACCTGATCGGATCATGGCTGCGGCATCTGCAAGATTCTTTGAATGGGAATTAATGGAATCGAGAAATGAAGGGTATGCTTGATGATATTACGATAGAAGCTTTCTAATATAGACTAGGTCATTAGCAATGAGGCTAACTGAGTGGACAAGGGGTTGACCGAACGCATGCGTAAAATCGTTGTAGGGACAAGACAAAGCGCGCTCGCTTTAACGCAAACCGGACAGGTGATCGATCATCT
This genomic window contains:
- a CDS encoding non-ribosomal peptide synthetase module; translated protein: MANRLATEYVKTCLQLTEAEMTKFIQMFVEQGASLQVKVLENGNQEVVLPDDAGEEIVLSFERQMNLYVCQGTCRIRNKNLVNLMRKAVSVFKGDAIVHRIYTAYTMIYTYKQGAVVKIVEKTENDEKVIFEFKDTIGQLEQLFHKNEVEQEIKQLKAQVNHLLDLRNEMAEASVREQIDARLRRLTHRLFVLEA
- a CDS encoding bifunctional precorrin-2 dehydrogenase/sirohydrochlorin ferrochelatase, translated to MSKTWYPIMLDLEGKPCLIVGGGRVAERKARTLMKAGASVTVVSPQVTPQLEAWKAEGLIQTQHEVYTIGLAVLAEAWLVFAATGDAMVNAQVCAEAEALGKLVNSADDAETGGFIVPATLRRGRLTLAISTAGASPALAAKVRRQLEDVFGEEYEHYLELLHELRLTVQAIVPDTSERQELFRAMLGWELLPLLKSNSVSTVQLRSELLKRVEADPTTEGIHLIGSWLRHLQDSLNGN
- the ccsA gene encoding cytochrome c biogenesis protein CcsA, yielding MLKQTWFYDAIIYIYALSLLFYFSDFVGSNRSAKRMGTGLLSFVWVLQTAYLVYSLLKHSNLSTFSMFETLFIFSWLLVTVSIIINRFFRIELFVFLVNVFGFAVLAANFFSRPGISPTLSHWNITDELLFIHITLAVGGYAAFVISAVFSGMYLFLHRKLKEKQWSQQMQRLPSLEKTDHYALVAAVIGAPLLLLSISLGIVWIALEGDFMLFFDSKVVNSWFVLLAYIFYLIQRLLLKAPGNRLALWNLAAFGITLLNFLLANYYSGFHQWS
- the speD gene encoding adenosylmethionine decarboxylase: MEYSTFGRHVAVDTWGVNFDLLNNAEWLQVQMVEAAEVCGATVLSVQSKQFEPQGATVLVLLSESHLSIHTYPEKGFAALDCYTCGETVDPQLAIEHMLSVLKPEVTHAKKLVRGMGELQVETPVLKQAHLVK
- the yihA gene encoding ribosome biogenesis GTP-binding protein YihA/YsxC, with translation MKVNQAEFVISAVGPNQYPSDALPEIALAGRSNVGKSSLINRMINRKNLARTSSKPGKTQQLNYYRINTDLFFVDLPGYGYAQVSKTERAKWGKFIEEYLLKREYLQLVLQIIDLRHPPSKDDQAMFAWLKHNGVPTCIVSTKADKIPKGKWQKHIKIVRETLGADKSDPLVLFSSETGLGKEELWSLIEQQIGYGAIPEQEDDVNTPSESRS
- the lon gene encoding endopeptidase La, which codes for MGLSKQKVRRMPLLPLRGLLVYPSMVLHLDVGREKSVRALEKAMVEDSMILLCSQSEVNIEEPKNEDIYRIGTIAKVRQMLKLPNGTIRVLVEGVLRAEITEFLANEEYYEVHIKELPEQETSDPEIDALMRTVLNQFEHYINLSKKVTPETLAAVSDIDEAGRLADVICSHLSLKIKDKQEILETVDVRLRLEKLLGILNNEREVLELERKISQRVKKQMEKTQKEYYLREQMKAIQKELGDKEGRAGEAEELRNQLAESEVPEKVKEKIEKEIDRLEKMPATSAEGSVIRNYIDWLLGLPWSHSTEDDLDILKAEEILNQDHYGLEKPKERVLEYLAVQKLVKKMKGPILCLVGPPGVGKTSIARSIARSLEREFVRISLGGVRDEAEIRGHRRTYVGAMPGRIIQGMKTAGSNNPVFLLDEIDKMAMDFRGDPASALLEVLDPEQNSTFSDHYVEVPFDLSNVMFITTANGVHNIPRPLLDRMEVLYIPGYTEIEKLHIAQNYLLPKQRQDHGLTDAQLVVDEAAVMKTVREYTREAGVRNLEQQISSICRKAAKKVVAGAESVHVQEDNLKDFLGQTKYRFGLAEERDQVGAVTGLAWTEVGGDTLVIEVTVMPGNGKLTLTGKLGDVMKESAQAAFSYTRSRVEQFRIQPDFHEKFDIHIHIPEGAIPKDGPSAGITMGTALISALTSIPVSRHVAMTGEITLRGRVLPIGGLKEKCMAAHRAGIRTVILPKDNAKDIEEIPESVRSELNFIPVSHMDQVLEHALVKPVGV
- the hemA gene encoding glutamyl-tRNA reductase — protein: MHIVVAGLNYRTAPVSIREKFAFAERDLPLALKELKNIKSVMECVIVATCNRTELYVVVDSQNLCGHLLRGFIEKWFDVPKEQFNKHLYVLENEEAIEHLFRVTSGLDSMVIGETQILGQVKDAFLLSQQEKSTGVMFNTLFKQAITMAKRAHSETGIGDNPVSVSYAAVELGKRIFGSYERKKVLIIGAGKMSELTVKHLYANGADKVTVVNRTLSRARELADKFSGIASTMDNLMSHLEEADIVISSTGASGYVLTAEQVSSILQRRRSRPLFMIDIAVPRDLDPRLGEMPNVFLYDIDNLQSIVNSHLEERRKAAVQIEEMIGTEMADFEQWTKTLGVSPVIQALQTKAASIHEETMDSLMKKLPELDEHELKVIRKLTKSIVNQMLRDPIVRIKEMAAERHGDDALEMFTKIFALEEQLAERNRVEQAALQQGAEAAQERMKEELLSKVRAAASSTDVLAKA